A single genomic interval of Croceibacter atlanticus HTCC2559 harbors:
- a CDS encoding TlpA disulfide reductase family protein translates to MKAFFATLLVFTTLLSCKTETTTNTQESLPLKTGDWHAVLDVQDGKQLPFTFKVNDNNTLTVFNAEEEINVEDINVEGDTITIQFPVYEGIIKGTFDSTNISAKYIKPSLNRIVNFTATYGKKDRFEIEDEPSVDMTGSWETIFSPGTEDSYVAKGIFIQDGNTLTGTFRTTTGDYRYLEGVVYGNYFELSTFDGAHAFLFSGQVEGDQLKGTFYSGNHFKEPFEAMRNDAYELPDANALTYIKDGYDGLEFTFPNLKGESISLNDDNLKGKVRIIQIMGTWCPNCLDETRYYVDYYNAYKTDDLEFLALAFEYAPTKEKAFKSIERLKDNANVPYPILLAQYGSADKAKSQEKLPMLNQILSYPTTIFVDKKGVVRKIHTGFDGPATGEKYEVFKREFDAFVTELLAE, encoded by the coding sequence ATGAAAGCATTTTTTGCAACCTTATTAGTGTTCACTACGCTACTATCTTGTAAAACAGAAACTACTACTAACACTCAAGAAAGTCTCCCTTTAAAAACAGGAGATTGGCATGCTGTTTTAGATGTACAAGATGGTAAACAGTTACCCTTTACATTTAAGGTTAATGATAATAATACCTTAACGGTTTTTAATGCCGAAGAGGAAATTAATGTTGAAGATATTAATGTAGAAGGCGACACCATTACTATTCAATTTCCTGTATACGAAGGTATCATTAAAGGCACATTCGACTCTACAAATATTTCTGCTAAGTATATTAAACCAAGCTTAAATCGCATTGTAAACTTTACAGCTACATATGGTAAAAAAGATCGGTTTGAAATTGAAGATGAACCAAGTGTAGACATGACAGGCTCATGGGAAACTATTTTTAGTCCAGGCACAGAAGATAGTTATGTCGCAAAAGGTATTTTTATACAAGATGGTAATACTCTTACGGGTACTTTTAGAACTACAACTGGAGACTATCGTTACTTAGAAGGTGTTGTATATGGCAACTATTTTGAACTTTCTACTTTTGATGGTGCTCACGCATTTTTATTTAGCGGTCAAGTAGAAGGTGATCAATTAAAAGGAACTTTTTATTCTGGCAATCATTTTAAGGAACCCTTTGAGGCTATGCGCAATGATGCTTATGAGCTTCCAGATGCAAATGCATTAACTTATATTAAAGATGGTTATGATGGTTTAGAGTTTACTTTTCCAAATCTTAAAGGCGAAAGTATCTCCTTAAATGATGACAACCTTAAAGGAAAAGTAAGAATTATACAAATTATGGGAACTTGGTGCCCTAACTGTTTAGATGAGACAAGATATTATGTAGACTATTATAATGCTTATAAAACAGATGATTTAGAATTTCTAGCTCTTGCTTTTGAGTATGCTCCTACCAAGGAAAAGGCTTTTAAAAGTATTGAAAGGTTAAAAGACAATGCAAATGTTCCTTATCCTATATTATTAGCACAATATGGTAGTGCAGATAAAGCTAAATCTCAAGAAAAGTTACCTATGCTTAACCAAATTCTCTCCTATCCTACTACTATATTTGTAGATAAAAAAGGTGTAGTAAGAAAGATTCACACTGGTTTTGATGGTCCTGCAACTGGAGAAAAGTATGAAGTTTTTAAAAGAGAGTTTGATGCTTTTGTAACAGAATTATTAGCTGAATAA
- the gldG gene encoding gliding motility-associated ABC transporter substrate-binding protein GldG, with the protein MKTSNSHIKPLILVVVILVIINSVSSSFFNRFDFTKDNRYTLSEAALDITNKAEAPLIVDVFLQGEFPSEFKRLQTETRSILEEFNAENPYIYFNFINPLEGNADAEAIATQFYQMGMTPARVTVKENGKNEQRIIFPWAMANYNDETVKIPLLKNNLGATTEERVNASVQQLEYVFADAFSKLLTPRKQKIAIMRGNGELPDLNIADFIKTIKPYYRVAPFTLDSVANNPIGTLEKLNEYDLVIEAKPTQAFTEQEKYVLDQYLMQGGKMLWLTEQVAFETDSLFNPSQTSFALPRTLNLDDYFFKYGIRINTELVNDLYSAPLILASGQGEDTQFNPYPWFYFPLPTATKAHPIVNNIEAVRFEYANPIDTLKNSINKTVLLTSSPTTKLDAVPRQLSLKALGQQPNLELYKDSEQPLAVLLEGSFTSVYENRLKPFSYKNNKNNSEATAMLVISDGDIIKNKTNGNQPLELGFERYTGAAYGNKEFLLNSVNYLLDDTGLIDIRSKEISIAFLNPDKIADEKLKWQLINILLPLVLLAIFGVVFISLRKRKYTL; encoded by the coding sequence TTGAAAACGTCTAACTCACATATAAAGCCACTCATATTAGTTGTTGTCATACTTGTTATTATAAACAGTGTTTCAAGTTCATTTTTTAACCGATTTGATTTTACAAAAGACAACAGATATACACTTTCTGAAGCTGCTTTAGATATTACCAACAAAGCAGAAGCTCCACTTATAGTAGATGTATTTTTACAAGGAGAATTTCCATCGGAGTTTAAAAGACTTCAAACTGAAACTCGATCTATCCTTGAGGAGTTTAATGCTGAAAACCCTTACATATACTTCAACTTTATAAATCCATTAGAAGGAAATGCCGATGCTGAGGCCATAGCTACACAGTTTTACCAAATGGGGATGACACCAGCCAGAGTGACTGTTAAAGAAAATGGTAAAAATGAGCAACGTATTATTTTTCCGTGGGCAATGGCTAATTATAATGATGAAACTGTAAAAATTCCATTATTAAAAAATAATTTAGGAGCTACCACAGAAGAACGTGTTAACGCTTCTGTACAACAACTTGAGTATGTGTTTGCAGATGCATTTTCTAAATTACTTACTCCAAGAAAGCAAAAAATTGCAATTATGAGAGGTAATGGTGAATTACCAGATCTAAATATTGCAGATTTTATAAAGACTATAAAACCGTATTATCGTGTTGCTCCATTTACTTTAGATAGTGTTGCTAATAATCCGATTGGTACATTAGAGAAGCTAAATGAGTATGATTTAGTGATTGAAGCTAAACCAACTCAAGCATTTACAGAGCAAGAAAAATATGTTTTGGACCAGTATCTTATGCAAGGTGGTAAAATGCTCTGGCTAACAGAGCAAGTTGCTTTTGAAACTGATAGTCTATTTAATCCTTCTCAAACTTCATTTGCATTACCAAGAACACTTAATTTAGATGACTATTTCTTTAAATATGGTATTAGGATAAATACTGAATTAGTAAATGATCTGTATAGCGCGCCATTAATTTTAGCAAGTGGACAAGGTGAAGACACACAATTTAACCCATATCCTTGGTTTTACTTTCCGCTACCAACAGCAACAAAAGCACATCCTATAGTTAACAATATTGAAGCTGTAAGGTTTGAGTATGCCAACCCAATAGACACATTAAAGAATAGTATAAACAAAACTGTGTTACTCACCAGTTCACCCACAACAAAGCTCGACGCTGTACCAAGACAATTATCCTTAAAAGCTTTAGGGCAACAACCAAATTTAGAACTTTATAAAGATAGCGAACAACCTTTAGCTGTATTGTTAGAAGGTTCATTTACATCTGTGTATGAAAATAGATTGAAACCTTTTAGTTATAAAAACAACAAAAACAATAGTGAAGCTACTGCAATGCTCGTCATCTCAGATGGAGATATTATAAAAAACAAAACTAACGGCAATCAACCTTTAGAGTTAGGTTTTGAACGTTATACTGGCGCTGCTTATGGAAACAAAGAGTTTCTCTTAAACAGCGTAAATTACTTGCTAGACGATACTGGGTTAATAGATATTAGATCTAAAGAAATATCTATTGCCTTCCTAAATCCAGATAAAATAGCAGATGAAAAACTTAAGTGGCAGCTTATCAATATTTTATTGCCGCTTGTCTTATTAGCTATATTTGGAGTTGTATTTATAAGCCTTAGAAAACGTAAATACACCTTATAA
- the gldF gene encoding gliding motility-associated ABC transporter permease subunit GldF gives MYAILKKDIQTFFSSTIGYLVIAVFLIVNGLFLWVFQGDFNVFNYGFAELSSYFRLAPWVLLFLIPAVTMRSIAEERKQGTLELLLTKPISSMQLILGKYFGALSLIVIAILPTLVYVWTIYALGNPTGNLDLGVILTSYIGMLLLASTFVAIGLFASSVTQNQLVAFIIAVLICFLMFYGFDGISSQLINESSFNLSFFGLQYHYDSLGRGVLDTRDLIYFISITVLFIALTHFNIKRYTN, from the coding sequence ATGTACGCCATCTTAAAAAAAGACATACAAACCTTTTTCTCAAGTACCATAGGGTATTTGGTCATTGCTGTTTTCCTAATAGTTAATGGATTATTTCTTTGGGTGTTCCAAGGTGACTTTAATGTCTTTAATTATGGGTTCGCTGAGTTGTCTTCTTACTTTAGGTTAGCACCTTGGGTATTACTCTTTCTTATTCCTGCTGTTACTATGAGAAGTATTGCTGAAGAGCGAAAACAAGGTACATTAGAGTTATTACTCACCAAGCCTATTAGCTCTATGCAACTTATTTTAGGGAAATATTTTGGTGCATTGTCATTAATAGTAATTGCAATACTACCAACACTTGTTTATGTCTGGACCATATATGCATTAGGTAATCCTACAGGTAATTTAGATTTAGGTGTTATCCTTACATCATATATAGGTATGCTGTTATTAGCATCTACATTTGTAGCTATTGGGTTATTTGCCTCAAGCGTAACCCAAAACCAATTAGTGGCATTTATAATTGCCGTTCTAATATGTTTTTTAATGTTTTATGGATTTGATGGGATTTCAAGCCAATTAATTAATGAGTCGTCTTTTAATCTTAGCTTTTTTGGATTACAATACCATTATGATAGTTTAGGAAGAGGTGTCTTAGACACTCGTGATCTTATCTATTTTATAAGTATAACTGTTCTCTTTATAGCCTTAACGCATTTCAATATTAAACGCTATACTAATTAA
- a CDS encoding putative quinol monooxygenase: MFVRIVKLIIKTEEISSFKTMFDEKKALIRNFPGCQFLELYQDKNNKEIFFTYSYWNLEEDLENYRHSTLFKAVWEETKLKFNGKPEAWSVNKLVSLS; the protein is encoded by the coding sequence ATGTTTGTAAGAATTGTAAAATTGATTATTAAAACTGAAGAGATTTCTTCGTTTAAAACAATGTTTGATGAGAAGAAAGCTTTAATCAGAAATTTTCCAGGATGTCAATTTTTAGAATTATATCAGGATAAAAATAATAAAGAGATTTTTTTCACGTATAGTTATTGGAATCTTGAAGAGGATTTAGAAAATTACAGACACTCAACCCTTTTTAAAGCTGTTTGGGAAGAAACTAAACTGAAATTTAATGGCAAACCAGAAGCTTGGAGTGTCAACAAATTGGTATCATTGTCATAG
- a CDS encoding SAM hydrolase/SAM-dependent halogenase family protein codes for MAIITLTTDFGEKDPFAGAVKGAIYNEMPDMRIVDITHSISPFHIPEAAYIIKNAYKSFPEGTIHIIGVDAELTPENKHLALKLDGHFFICADNGIMSLLTSEINPEKIVEINIHDAIKTNFPVLDVFVSVACHIARGGTLEVVGKISETIKELHYLKAQANNDLTQITGHVIYIDNYGNVVTNISKSIFETIGKGRAFTIHARSLKISKIFTSYSQAIDFTVNKEQRFDDEGKKLAIFNTSDFIELAMYRSNPQTSGGASSLFGLTYLDTVTVTFK; via the coding sequence ATGGCTATAATTACGCTTACTACAGATTTTGGGGAGAAAGACCCTTTTGCTGGTGCAGTTAAGGGTGCTATATATAATGAGATGCCAGATATGCGTATTGTAGATATTACGCATAGTATTTCTCCGTTTCACATTCCAGAGGCTGCGTACATTATAAAAAATGCCTACAAAAGTTTTCCTGAGGGTACCATTCATATTATTGGTGTAGATGCAGAGCTAACCCCAGAAAACAAACATCTTGCATTAAAACTAGATGGGCATTTCTTTATTTGTGCAGATAATGGAATTATGAGTTTGCTTACTTCAGAAATTAATCCTGAAAAGATAGTTGAGATTAATATTCACGATGCTATTAAGACAAATTTTCCTGTTCTAGATGTTTTTGTAAGTGTTGCTTGCCACATAGCGCGTGGAGGTACGTTGGAGGTTGTCGGAAAAATTAGTGAAACTATTAAAGAGTTACATTACCTAAAAGCTCAAGCTAATAATGACCTAACACAAATTACAGGACACGTAATATATATAGACAATTATGGTAATGTGGTTACCAATATTAGCAAGTCTATTTTCGAGACAATTGGTAAAGGAAGAGCGTTTACCATACACGCGAGAAGTTTAAAGATTTCTAAAATATTTACCAGTTATAGCCAGGCAATTGATTTTACGGTAAATAAAGAACAACGATTTGATGATGAAGGTAAGAAACTTGCCATCTTTAATACATCAGATTTCATAGAGCTGGCAATGTACAGAAGTAACCCTCAAACAAGTGGTGGTGCCTCTAGTCTATTTGGGCTTACCTATTTAGATACTGTTACCGTAACTTTTAAATAA
- a CDS encoding PhoH family protein, producing the protein MNELIIELSEINPQEFFGSQNSNIQLLKKYFPKLKLVARGNKLKAFGDEDHLEEFDKRMSMLMEHFSKYNKLDENVIERVLTSDKKSDYETSATSGDVLVHGVSGKLIKAQTANQRKLVDLMSKNDMVFAIGPAGTGKTYTGVALAVKALKDKEVKRIILTRPAVEAGENLGFLPGDLKEKLDPYMQPLYDALRDMIPHEKLETYIEKGVIQIAPMAFMRGRTLDNAFVILDEAQNTTHAQMKMFLTRMGKSAKFMITGDPGQIDLPRRIISGLKEAILVLKDTEGIGMVYLDDKDVIRHKLVKKVIEAYKAIENQS; encoded by the coding sequence TTGAACGAACTTATCATAGAACTTTCCGAAATTAACCCACAAGAATTTTTTGGGTCACAAAATTCAAACATTCAGCTTCTTAAGAAATATTTTCCTAAGTTAAAACTTGTTGCAAGAGGCAATAAGTTAAAGGCTTTTGGAGATGAAGATCACTTAGAGGAGTTTGATAAACGCATGAGTATGCTAATGGAACATTTTTCTAAGTATAATAAGCTAGATGAAAATGTGATAGAACGTGTGCTTACTAGCGACAAAAAATCTGATTACGAAACCTCTGCAACTAGTGGAGATGTGTTAGTTCATGGTGTTAGCGGAAAACTTATTAAAGCACAGACGGCAAACCAACGTAAGTTGGTTGATCTTATGAGTAAGAACGATATGGTTTTTGCAATAGGACCTGCAGGAACAGGAAAAACGTATACAGGTGTAGCATTAGCTGTAAAAGCGTTAAAGGATAAAGAAGTAAAACGTATTATCTTAACACGACCTGCAGTTGAAGCTGGTGAAAATTTAGGATTTCTTCCTGGAGATTTAAAAGAAAAATTAGATCCTTATATGCAGCCTTTGTATGATGCGTTGCGAGATATGATACCTCATGAAAAGCTAGAAACGTATATAGAAAAAGGAGTTATACAAATTGCACCAATGGCATTTATGCGTGGGCGTACTTTAGATAATGCCTTTGTTATTTTAGATGAAGCACAAAACACTACGCATGCACAAATGAAAATGTTTTTAACCCGTATGGGTAAAAGTGCAAAATTTATGATAACAGGAGATCCTGGGCAAATAGATTTACCAAGACGAATTATTAGTGGTCTTAAAGAAGCTATTTTAGTGCTTAAGGATACAGAAGGTATTGGCATGGTGTATTTAGATGACAAAGATGTAATACGCCATAAACTTGTTAAAAAGGTTATTGAAGCTTACAAAGCTATTGAAAACCAAAGCTAG
- a CDS encoding phosphoribosylaminoimidazolesuccinocarboxamide synthase: MNTITESNFTFPGQTDVYKGKVRDVYTLNDGRLVMVASDRLSAFDVVMPKGIPYKGQILNQIATKMMAATEDLVPNWLQATPDPNVAVGIACEPFKVEMVIRGYLSGHAAREYKAGKRILCGVAMPDGMKENDKFPEPIITPATKAEKGDHDEDISKEDILKRGIVSKEDYTVLEDYTKKLFKRGSELADKRGLILVDTKYEFGKTLDGKILLIDEIHTPDSSRYFYKEGYADRQNAGEAQKQLSKEFVRQWLIANDFQGFEGQTIPEMSDAYIKSVSDRYIELYENITGEAFIKSDISNITSRISKNLIEYLKEN; the protein is encoded by the coding sequence ATGAATACGATTACAGAGTCAAATTTTACGTTTCCAGGTCAAACAGATGTATATAAAGGAAAGGTAAGAGACGTTTATACATTAAATGATGGTAGGTTGGTTATGGTAGCATCAGACAGGTTAAGTGCTTTCGATGTTGTTATGCCAAAAGGAATACCATATAAAGGACAAATACTAAATCAAATAGCCACAAAGATGATGGCTGCTACAGAAGATTTAGTACCTAATTGGTTACAAGCAACACCAGATCCTAATGTTGCTGTGGGTATAGCTTGTGAACCATTTAAAGTAGAAATGGTTATAAGAGGATATTTGTCTGGGCACGCAGCAAGAGAATATAAAGCAGGAAAACGAATTCTTTGTGGCGTAGCTATGCCAGATGGTATGAAAGAGAATGATAAATTTCCAGAACCTATAATAACTCCTGCAACTAAAGCAGAGAAAGGTGATCATGATGAAGATATCTCGAAAGAAGATATTCTTAAACGTGGCATTGTTTCTAAAGAAGATTATACGGTATTAGAAGACTATACTAAAAAGCTTTTTAAACGCGGCAGCGAACTTGCAGACAAGCGCGGATTAATACTTGTAGATACTAAATATGAATTTGGGAAAACTTTAGACGGAAAAATCCTACTCATTGATGAAATTCATACACCAGATTCTTCTAGATATTTTTATAAAGAAGGTTATGCAGATCGTCAAAACGCTGGTGAAGCCCAGAAACAGTTATCTAAGGAGTTTGTTAGGCAATGGTTAATTGCAAATGATTTTCAAGGTTTTGAAGGACAAACTATTCCTGAAATGAGTGATGCTTATATTAAATCTGTCTCAGATCGTTATATTGAGCTTTACGAAAACATTACAGGTGAGGCTTTTATAAAATCAGATATTTCTAATATTACTTCAAGAATATCGAAGAATTTAATAGAATACTTGAAAGAAAATTAA
- a CDS encoding T9SS type A sorting domain-containing protein — protein MKTTLQITTAALFAATLLSSSNLSAQVDPIITLSEDHMIYFQGLPQASLSTYLDNSDNQNITRDGDMLYLDNANPVDLSDLRDNTDNQYLLKFGHTLLLEDGGSVDFSEYAQNAHRDGDMLLIDNADPVDLSDLRDNTDNQYLLKFGHMLLLEDGGSVDFSSYMDNTDEQTISATTSANNLRLSISNGNDIDIDMAPVFEEHKLAIKALLLQVEALTERVTALEACSCQTIKTTGQNKPQTIEANGGPNARGTQTQTQDVDAKVTTENSAKLYQNIPNPFQATSSIKLFVPEQAKSAVVKFSNTSGKTVSSIDLTQRGYSELDVNASDLSAGIYLYTLYVDGKLISTRKMVVK, from the coding sequence ATGAAAACAACATTACAAATTACGACTGCAGCGCTTTTCGCAGCAACTTTACTTTCTTCTTCCAATCTTTCTGCTCAAGTTGACCCAATAATCACCTTAAGTGAAGATCACATGATTTATTTTCAAGGTTTGCCACAAGCAAGTTTATCTACTTATTTAGATAATAGCGATAATCAAAATATTACTAGAGATGGAGATATGCTTTATCTAGATAATGCAAACCCAGTTGATTTATCTGACCTACGTGATAACACAGACAATCAATACCTATTAAAATTTGGACACACCTTATTATTAGAAGATGGTGGTTCTGTAGATTTTTCAGAGTATGCTCAAAATGCTCACAGAGATGGTGATATGCTATTGATAGACAATGCTGATCCTGTTGATTTATCTGACCTTAGAGATAATACAGATAACCAGTACCTTTTAAAGTTTGGCCATATGTTATTATTAGAAGATGGTGGCTCTGTAGATTTTTCTAGCTATATGGATAATACAGACGAGCAAACAATTTCTGCTACAACAAGTGCAAACAACTTAAGACTAAGTATTTCTAATGGTAATGATATCGATATTGATATGGCACCAGTTTTTGAAGAACATAAATTAGCTATTAAAGCTTTACTTTTACAAGTTGAAGCTTTAACTGAACGTGTAACAGCATTAGAAGCTTGTTCTTGTCAGACTATTAAAACAACTGGGCAAAACAAGCCACAAACAATTGAAGCTAATGGCGGTCCTAATGCTAGAGGAACACAAACTCAAACTCAAGATGTAGACGCTAAAGTGACTACAGAAAACTCTGCAAAACTTTACCAAAATATACCTAACCCTTTTCAGGCTACAAGTTCTATCAAGCTTTTTGTGCCAGAACAAGCTAAGTCTGCAGTAGTTAAATTTTCAAATACTAGTGGGAAAACAGTTTCTTCAATAGATCTTACTCAACGAGGATATTCTGAATTAGATGTAAACGCATCAGATTTGTCTGCTGGAATCTACTTATATACTTTATACGTAGATGGAAAATTAATTTCAACAAGAAAGATGGTAGTTAAATAA
- a CDS encoding OmpA family protein, whose protein sequence is MKKILLIGLLLLTGTIVAQEADYNKWSIELQGGASKATRPFTPGYVADEATFFQGSVGARYMFNNKFGVKLDFGYNNIENDNDSNLEFKNNYYRGSIQGVANLGTILDFNTFTDWFTILGHGGFGYSSAKADDINFGADEDDAMFHAILGVTPQFKLSERVTFTTDLSIIGHVGQDVTWDGQSSVRSIAGDNAARGFNSMLVNVSAGISINLGSASTHADWYYEADALEEEMDSLRMRIAKIENDMIDDDKDGVPNYLDQDNRTESGVAVNTRGQAIDLNKNGIPDEMESALDARYLKTGSETTVNGDDVIAELIDKGYVNVYFKFNSEEPSVYSLEAINYLVKYMNANTDANATLVGYADEIGNEAYNQKLSEQRAQKINDILVASGVSASRLTVKGGGEDNSVDKSSKYARQLMRRVTFKLN, encoded by the coding sequence ATGAAGAAAATTTTATTAATTGGATTATTATTACTTACAGGCACAATAGTGGCTCAAGAGGCAGACTACAATAAATGGTCTATCGAGTTACAAGGTGGTGCTAGTAAAGCAACAAGACCTTTCACTCCTGGATACGTAGCAGATGAGGCTACTTTTTTCCAAGGTTCTGTAGGTGCACGATATATGTTCAACAATAAATTTGGTGTAAAGCTAGATTTTGGTTACAACAATATCGAAAACGACAATGATAGTAACTTAGAATTTAAGAACAACTATTACAGAGGTTCTATTCAAGGTGTAGCTAATTTAGGTACTATTTTAGACTTTAACACATTTACAGATTGGTTTACAATCTTAGGACATGGTGGTTTCGGATATTCTTCTGCTAAAGCTGATGATATTAACTTTGGTGCAGATGAAGACGATGCTATGTTTCACGCAATTCTTGGTGTAACACCTCAATTTAAATTAAGCGAGCGTGTAACTTTCACTACAGACCTTTCTATTATTGGTCACGTAGGACAAGATGTTACTTGGGATGGACAATCTTCTGTAAGATCTATTGCTGGCGATAATGCTGCAAGAGGTTTTAACAGTATGCTTGTAAATGTATCTGCTGGTATCTCTATTAACTTAGGAAGTGCTTCTACTCACGCAGACTGGTATTACGAAGCTGATGCTTTAGAAGAAGAAATGGATTCTCTTAGAATGCGTATTGCTAAAATAGAGAATGATATGATAGATGACGATAAAGATGGTGTGCCAAACTACTTAGACCAAGACAACAGAACTGAGTCTGGTGTAGCTGTTAATACTCGTGGTCAAGCTATCGACTTAAACAAAAATGGTATTCCAGATGAAATGGAATCTGCTTTAGATGCTAGATACTTAAAAACTGGATCTGAAACTACAGTTAATGGTGATGACGTAATTGCTGAATTAATTGACAAAGGTTACGTAAACGTATACTTTAAGTTTAACAGCGAAGAGCCTTCTGTTTACTCTCTTGAAGCTATTAACTACTTAGTAAAGTATATGAATGCTAATACAGACGCTAACGCTACTTTAGTAGGTTATGCTGATGAAATTGGTAACGAAGCTTACAACCAAAAATTATCTGAGCAACGTGCACAGAAAATTAATGACATCTTAGTTGCTTCTGGAGTATCTGCAAGCAGACTAACTGTTAAAGGTGGTGGCGAAGACAACTCTGTGGACAAGTCTTCTAAATACGCAAGACAATTAATGAGACGTGTGACTTTCAAATTGAACTAA
- a CDS encoding NAD-dependent succinate-semialdehyde dehydrogenase, which translates to MKSINPYTGETIQTFPQFTPSQVSASITKAHEAFFSWKKTSFSERSNLMRSVAKGLREHKDKYAKTMTLEMGKPIAQAKAEIDKCAWLCEYYADTAEQHLTSKIIKTDAAKSYVNYEPIGVVLAVMPWNYPFWQVFRFIVPALMAGNVGVLKHASNVMGCAEHIEAVFINAGFPKHCFQNLPINSSKVEAIIRHKHIKAVTLTGSKPAGSMVASVAGEEIKKSVLELGGSNALVVFKDAEIDNTVATCVQARFQNTGQSCIAGKRLLLHKSIEEEFLDKLKKEVIALKSGNPLEEDTYIGTMAREDLAEELEEQLKASVKEGAKILIGGKRTNAYFEPTIVTNVTPEMSIFKEETFGPVLSVTIFNTDEEAVELVNQSDFGLGVSIFTENDSKIEKLIPLFEDGAVFVNELVKSDPRLPFGGTKISGYGRELSEDGIKEFVNKKTVYIK; encoded by the coding sequence ATGAAATCTATAAATCCTTATACAGGAGAAACCATACAAACATTTCCGCAGTTTACGCCATCTCAAGTAAGTGCTTCAATAACTAAAGCACACGAAGCTTTTTTTTCTTGGAAGAAAACCTCATTTAGTGAGCGTTCTAACTTAATGCGTTCTGTAGCTAAAGGATTAAGAGAACATAAAGATAAATACGCTAAAACAATGACCCTTGAAATGGGTAAGCCCATTGCTCAAGCTAAAGCAGAAATTGATAAATGTGCTTGGTTATGTGAATACTATGCAGATACTGCAGAGCAACATTTAACTTCTAAGATAATTAAGACAGATGCTGCAAAAAGCTATGTAAACTACGAACCTATTGGTGTTGTCTTGGCGGTTATGCCATGGAATTATCCTTTCTGGCAAGTATTTAGGTTCATTGTACCTGCATTAATGGCTGGAAATGTTGGCGTTTTAAAGCATGCAAGTAATGTTATGGGCTGTGCAGAACATATAGAAGCTGTGTTTATAAATGCTGGCTTCCCAAAGCATTGTTTTCAGAATTTACCAATAAATTCAAGCAAGGTTGAAGCTATTATTAGGCACAAACATATTAAAGCGGTTACCTTAACAGGTAGTAAACCTGCTGGTAGTATGGTTGCAAGTGTGGCAGGCGAAGAAATTAAAAAGTCTGTACTTGAACTTGGTGGTAGTAATGCACTGGTTGTTTTTAAAGATGCAGAAATAGATAATACTGTAGCAACATGTGTACAAGCAAGATTTCAAAATACAGGGCAAAGTTGTATAGCAGGAAAACGATTGTTATTACATAAATCTATTGAAGAAGAGTTTCTTGATAAATTGAAAAAAGAAGTAATTGCTTTAAAAAGCGGGAATCCTTTAGAGGAAGATACCTATATAGGAACAATGGCCAGAGAAGATTTAGCTGAAGAATTGGAAGAGCAATTAAAAGCTTCGGTTAAAGAAGGCGCTAAAATTTTAATAGGAGGAAAGCGAACCAATGCTTACTTTGAGCCAACTATAGTTACTAATGTAACACCAGAAATGTCAATTTTTAAAGAAGAAACATTTGGACCTGTTTTATCTGTAACTATATTTAATACAGATGAAGAGGCAGTTGAATTAGTAAATCAATCAGATTTTGGATTAGGAGTTTCGATATTTACTGAAAACGATTCTAAAATTGAAAAACTAATTCCGTTGTTTGAAGATGGTGCTGTATTTGTAAATGAGCTGGTAAAAAGTGATCCGCGATTACCATTTGGTGGAACAAAAATTTCAGGTTATGGTAGGGAGTTGTCTGAAGATGGTATAAAAGAGTTTGTAAATAAAAAGACAGTTTACATTAAGTAG